The Grimontia kaedaensis genome has a window encoding:
- a CDS encoding Na/Pi cotransporter family protein — MTGTSVLINLLGGVALLLFGLALVKEHVLKTFGGRIRRSLGRSAFNRWRGFGVGLGVTCLLQSSTATALLASSLGSQGLATASGLAILLGADVGTTLVAKLLTFDLSWLAPVLLFVGFIVMSSGKKDKTKHIGRIMIGLGIMLLALKIIVSTSVPMRDSVAIQSLMGALSDEPLLAVIVGMCIAFLVHSSLATVLLIVAMAGSGVITLQGGMALILGANLGAALPAVMNTVNATPEIRRVPLGNLGFRAVGVVITLPLLDVLNSMALFASDEPAVVLVNFHLLFNVLLAMTFLPLVTPSARLLEKWVPANTLDKADNKPRYLDRKAFRTPSVALSNTVREVLRMGDLLRGMLDGAFEALNTRNPAQLQHIKRSDDLVDEYYEKINLYLTELSRQDIPKKYRRRCYRISSYTTNLEHAGDILEYSMTEVINKIIQQNILLPDYERKAIDELKNCIYRNMELAFSVLLTGDVNNARALIEQKSVVKNIEREAILAHQKGLRDQTITVVAGSSLYLDLLRDLIRINSHFTSIAYPILDQAGELRASRLKNTQAEPSNSAEPTINSNESPT, encoded by the coding sequence ATGACAGGAACATCTGTACTAATTAATTTGTTGGGAGGCGTAGCACTGCTGCTGTTTGGTCTTGCGCTGGTCAAAGAGCATGTATTGAAAACCTTTGGTGGACGGATCCGCCGTAGTTTGGGACGGTCGGCTTTTAACCGTTGGCGCGGGTTTGGTGTCGGCCTTGGAGTGACATGCCTGCTACAAAGCAGCACTGCCACGGCGCTATTGGCCAGTTCGCTGGGTAGCCAGGGGCTGGCAACAGCAAGTGGTTTAGCGATTTTACTGGGTGCGGATGTTGGTACCACTCTAGTAGCTAAACTCCTGACATTCGATTTAAGTTGGCTTGCCCCTGTGCTGTTATTTGTTGGTTTTATAGTCATGTCTTCAGGGAAGAAGGATAAAACCAAGCATATTGGCCGAATCATGATTGGCCTTGGCATTATGTTGCTAGCGTTGAAAATCATCGTTTCTACGTCAGTTCCTATGCGCGATTCTGTGGCAATTCAATCCTTGATGGGAGCGCTTAGCGATGAGCCTTTGTTGGCTGTCATCGTCGGTATGTGTATTGCGTTTCTGGTGCATTCGAGTCTTGCAACCGTTTTGCTCATTGTGGCAATGGCCGGTTCTGGTGTGATTACCCTGCAAGGTGGAATGGCGCTGATTCTAGGTGCAAACCTAGGCGCAGCCCTACCAGCTGTGATGAATACGGTTAATGCAACACCAGAAATTCGAAGGGTGCCTCTCGGGAATTTGGGCTTCCGCGCCGTCGGTGTAGTGATTACTTTGCCTCTGCTGGATGTACTGAATTCAATGGCGTTGTTTGCGTCTGATGAGCCCGCAGTAGTACTTGTTAACTTCCACCTTCTTTTCAACGTATTGTTGGCGATGACATTTTTGCCCTTGGTGACGCCTAGCGCACGTTTGCTCGAAAAATGGGTACCAGCGAATACCTTGGATAAGGCAGACAACAAGCCTCGTTATCTGGATAGAAAAGCATTTCGTACACCTTCAGTGGCACTGTCTAATACTGTTCGGGAAGTGCTGAGAATGGGGGATTTGCTGAGAGGCATGCTTGATGGCGCGTTTGAGGCGTTGAACACCCGCAACCCTGCACAGTTACAGCATATTAAGCGTTCGGATGATTTGGTCGATGAGTACTACGAGAAGATAAATCTTTATTTAACGGAGCTCAGTCGTCAGGACATTCCTAAGAAGTATCGCCGCCGTTGCTATCGCATTTCGTCTTATACGACCAATCTGGAGCATGCAGGCGACATTCTCGAATACAGCATGACAGAGGTCATCAATAAAATTATCCAACAAAATATTCTGTTGCCTGATTATGAGCGTAAAGCGATTGATGAACTCAAGAACTGCATTTACCGTAACATGGAACTCGCCTTCAGCGTGCTACTCACTGGTGATGTAAACAATGCGCGTGCGTTAATTGAACAGAAGAGCGTAGTAAAAAACATTGAGCGCGAGGCAATACTGGCTCATCAAAAAGGCCTCCGTGATCAGACGATTACCGTTGTTGCTGGTAGCTCTTTGTATTTGGACTTATTGAGAGATTTAATCCGTATCAACTCTCACTTTACGTCTATTGCGTACCCTATTTTGGATCAAGCGGGCGAGTTAAGAGCCAGCAGATTGAAAAATACCCAAGCGGAACCGTCAAACAGTGCGGAACCAACGATTAATAGCAATGAATCTCCAACGTAA
- a CDS encoding histidine phosphatase family protein has protein sequence MTVFKNTYLIMRHGQSEANVADIVVSDPAIGCANYGLSPLGQTQAKASAQAFRDKGIALIVCSDFKRTKETAAIVADELSLQSAVEDIRLRERFFGEWEGQSSSAYENVWAKDLQDSNQSFNGVESTVSVRDRSISLIKELENQYEDKAILLVAHGDILQIMKSAFHDIEPGQHRTLPHHETGEIKLLVSKGDNIHLPL, from the coding sequence ATGACCGTTTTCAAGAATACTTACCTCATCATGCGCCATGGACAGAGTGAAGCAAATGTGGCTGATATCGTGGTGAGCGATCCTGCTATTGGTTGCGCCAACTATGGGTTGTCTCCACTCGGTCAAACGCAAGCCAAAGCATCGGCGCAAGCTTTCCGAGATAAAGGGATAGCGCTTATTGTCTGTTCCGATTTCAAACGTACCAAGGAAACGGCGGCCATTGTTGCTGATGAACTCTCCCTGCAATCGGCGGTTGAGGATATCCGACTGCGAGAGCGTTTTTTTGGTGAATGGGAAGGGCAATCGTCATCTGCGTATGAAAACGTGTGGGCTAAAGATTTGCAGGATTCAAACCAAAGCTTTAATGGTGTTGAAAGCACCGTGAGTGTCCGCGATCGTTCTATTAGTTTGATTAAAGAGCTAGAAAACCAATATGAAGACAAAGCCATCCTGTTGGTTGCTCACGGTGATATCTTACAGATCATGAAATCGGCTTTTCACGACATTGAACCGGGTCAACACCGCACTTTGCCTCACCATGAAACCGGTGAAATCAAACTACTGGTGTCTAAAGGGGATAACATTCACCTGCCGCTCTAA
- the rocF gene encoding arginase, with amino-acid sequence MKENGQTKSIQIIGVPVDLGASRRGTDGGVSAVRIAGLGEKLTKMGYTVTDEVDVAVPSKESRPKETTGNMRFRSEILQVCRDLAVVTRDALTKGNVPLVVGGDHSLAIGSISGIADYFQEKGGELGLVWFDAHADMNIPGISPSGNIHGMPLSHLLGYGDKEFTGILSANPKIKSENVVLVGVRDIDEKEKELIKQSGIKVYSMRDIDELGMSRVSDEILEIVTKGTVGFHVSFDVDGCDPEVMPGSGTLVPGGVTYREAHLLLEKCAETGLMTSMDLVELNPFLDKGNISAERAVSLVLSAFGQSVL; translated from the coding sequence ATGAAGGAAAATGGACAAACAAAATCAATTCAAATCATCGGCGTGCCTGTGGATCTCGGCGCTTCCCGGCGCGGAACAGATGGTGGCGTTTCAGCGGTTCGCATAGCGGGGCTTGGTGAGAAGCTGACAAAGATGGGTTATACAGTGACAGACGAAGTGGACGTTGCCGTTCCTTCTAAGGAGTCGAGACCCAAAGAGACCACAGGCAATATGCGTTTCCGCAGTGAAATTCTGCAGGTTTGTCGGGACCTTGCCGTCGTCACACGCGATGCACTAACCAAAGGCAATGTGCCGCTGGTTGTTGGAGGTGACCATTCCCTCGCAATTGGTTCGATTTCCGGCATCGCTGACTATTTTCAGGAGAAGGGCGGCGAGCTAGGCCTTGTTTGGTTTGATGCTCATGCAGATATGAATATTCCGGGTATTTCACCATCGGGCAATATTCACGGAATGCCGCTATCCCATCTGCTTGGCTACGGCGACAAGGAATTCACAGGTATTCTCAGCGCCAACCCAAAAATAAAGTCTGAAAATGTGGTGCTGGTGGGCGTAAGGGATATTGATGAGAAAGAAAAAGAGCTGATCAAGCAATCCGGCATCAAGGTTTACAGCATGCGAGATATCGATGAGCTTGGTATGAGCCGCGTAAGCGACGAGATCCTGGAAATTGTGACTAAAGGAACAGTGGGTTTCCATGTCAGCTTTGACGTGGATGGATGCGACCCCGAAGTGATGCCGGGTTCAGGGACTTTGGTTCCGGGCGGGGTGACATATCGCGAAGCGCATTTGTTGTTAGAAAAATGCGCGGAGACTGGATTGATGACTTCCATGGATTTGGTGGAATTGAACCCATTCCTGGATAAAGGAAATATCTCCGCCGAACGTGCCGTGTCACTGGTGCTCAGCGCGTTTGGGCAAAGCGTACTATAA
- a CDS encoding HAD family hydrolase, giving the protein MERKNIRNVVFDVGNVIVRWSPLEIVRLTFGNKIEHESIAREIFQNDIWMDLNKGLMTEEEAQKRYQSEMGFSPDTTNKLFYYVKQSLIPLYGSHELIQRVKRAGYGVYALTDNVHEIVAFLKATQDFWQLFDGEIVSAEVGLLKPQPEIYQALLTRYDLNAVETVFLDDMPHNVKGAQDVGIAAIQFENAEQAEVKLKHLGVRF; this is encoded by the coding sequence ATGGAGCGTAAAAATATCCGAAATGTCGTGTTTGATGTAGGCAATGTAATTGTGCGTTGGTCACCATTGGAAATTGTTAGGCTGACTTTCGGGAACAAAATAGAACACGAATCTATTGCCAGAGAGATTTTTCAAAACGACATCTGGATGGACTTAAACAAAGGCTTGATGACGGAAGAGGAAGCCCAAAAACGCTACCAATCTGAAATGGGTTTCTCGCCAGACACCACAAACAAGCTCTTTTACTACGTGAAGCAATCCCTGATCCCTCTATATGGTTCACATGAGCTTATTCAACGCGTGAAACGCGCAGGTTATGGCGTATACGCATTAACCGATAATGTGCACGAAATCGTTGCCTTCCTCAAAGCAACCCAGGACTTCTGGCAATTGTTTGATGGGGAAATTGTGTCGGCAGAAGTTGGTCTACTCAAACCCCAGCCTGAAATCTATCAGGCGCTTTTGACCCGCTATGATTTGAATGCAGTAGAGACCGTTTTCCTTGATGATATGCCTCATAACGTCAAAGGTGCTCAAGATGTTGGCATCGCAGCGATTCAATTTGAAAATGCTGAGCAGGCAGAAGTGAAATTGAAACATCTTGGGGTACGGTTTTGA
- a CDS encoding DUF1796 family putative cysteine peptidase, producing MLDKIKKKLSKVFIGGDSHTDFTALRTSEDVYKCIQEADKVKTQLAEFMGDSAKNTKFVSLGENCSSAWYLKQLGLKKASYPFDWVFSSPEIILDCLNDNFEKYLDKGLIVPKRGGTSAGHSYYHDDLFNHRNPLASDNDYSYLQRCCDRLTGLVQSQHSACYLITLINEPGKRLNWANGFNKQFAMPEGERLQSVSSLVEYLRERNENSKFVLVDHYTDSDKPLKCGRMSDDVFFMQFHARGKSTGVLYENELDDFCFKLILTGLYGEAKGS from the coding sequence ATGCTCGACAAAATCAAAAAGAAATTATCGAAGGTATTTATTGGCGGTGATAGTCATACAGATTTCACTGCATTGAGAACCAGTGAGGATGTCTACAAATGCATCCAAGAGGCAGATAAAGTGAAAACTCAGCTCGCTGAGTTTATGGGTGATAGCGCCAAAAACACAAAGTTTGTTTCACTGGGAGAAAATTGCAGTTCCGCTTGGTACCTAAAGCAGCTAGGACTCAAAAAAGCGTCTTATCCGTTTGACTGGGTGTTCAGCTCTCCAGAAATTATTCTCGATTGTTTGAATGACAACTTCGAGAAATATTTAGATAAAGGCCTTATAGTCCCAAAGCGTGGGGGTACTTCGGCTGGACACTCTTATTATCATGATGATTTATTTAATCATCGAAACCCCTTAGCAAGTGATAATGACTATAGTTATCTTCAAAGATGCTGCGATAGATTGACTGGATTGGTTCAATCACAGCATAGCGCTTGTTATTTGATAACCTTGATTAATGAACCAGGTAAAAGACTAAATTGGGCAAATGGGTTCAACAAGCAATTCGCTATGCCGGAAGGCGAGAGGCTGCAGTCAGTATCCAGTTTGGTTGAATACTTAAGAGAACGAAATGAAAACTCGAAATTTGTTCTCGTGGATCACTACACAGATAGTGACAAACCTTTAAAGTGCGGACGAATGAGTGATGACGTCTTCTTTATGCAGTTCCATGCTAGAGGAAAAAGCACTGGGGTTTTGTATGAGAATGAGCTTGATGACTTTTGTTTTAAACTAATTTTGACAGGGCTGTATGGAGAAGCAAAAGGATCATAA
- a CDS encoding DUF5666 domain-containing protein, whose protein sequence is MEQSFEVLEQKIFTDANTEFDDGLDFDFLEGEYVEVEGVIINGDYVAREIEREDND, encoded by the coding sequence GTGGAGCAGTCATTCGAAGTTCTTGAGCAGAAGATATTTACTGATGCAAACACAGAGTTTGATGACGGCTTAGACTTCGATTTCCTGGAAGGCGAATATGTAGAAGTTGAAGGCGTGATTATCAACGGTGACTATGTTGCTCGCGAGATTGAACGAGAGGATAACGATTAA
- a CDS encoding DUF5666 domain-containing protein yields the protein MFGTYNEFKGELTAETLKLKSFNGVLGRGETEGVITWVANDQSRFELNYRGIFDIDLSTKFDDGSKADLRLGAEVEVEYVN from the coding sequence GTGTTCGGCACATACAACGAGTTCAAAGGTGAGCTAACTGCAGAAACGCTAAAACTCAAGAGCTTTAACGGTGTACTTGGCCGAGGTGAAACTGAAGGAGTAATTACCTGGGTAGCGAATGATCAAAGCCGCTTCGAACTTAACTATCGAGGTATTTTCGATATCGACCTTTCTACCAAGTTTGATGATGGCTCAAAGGCAGATCTGCGTCTTGGTGCAGAAGTTGAGGTGGAATACGTCAACTAA